CCGTGTCCGGTGTGTGCGGTGCGCAGAGGACGACGGCATCGGCGCTGGCCAGCATCGTTTGCAGCTCGCTGCGCTCGTAGAGGCGATCGACGCCGATCTCGGCGGCGCGCTCGGGTCGGCAGTCGCGGGCTGTGGCGACGACGTGCATGTCGAAGCAGCGGGCCATGCGGGCGACCTCGCGACCGATGCGGCCGGGGCCGACGATGGAGAGCGTTTTGCCGGAGAGTTCGTCGGAGCAGAAGCGCACCCAGCGGTGGGCGATTTTGTCATCGCGCAGTCGGTCGTATTCCTTGACGACCATCAACAGCACCATGAACACGAACTCGGTCAGCGGACGCGCGTGTACGCCGCTGGCGGTCGTGATATAGATTTCGCCCGGCCGGATGCCCAGTCTGGCGACTGTTTGACCGACTCCTGCGCTTGTCGTCTGGATCCAGCACAGGTTCGGGGCCCAGTCGAGCGGATGCTTGCCTTTGGGTGGGAAGTCGAACATGACGTCCGCGTCAAAGAGATATTTCTCCCAGCGCTCCGCCTGCTCGGGCGTGTGCTGGTAGCCCTCGATGCCGTCGTGATCGGCAACGTA
This sequence is a window from Thermomicrobiales bacterium. Protein-coding genes within it:
- a CDS encoding D-2-hydroxyacid dehydrogenase, translated to MATIKVMIASPLEAEHVERIRREAPDGVAVYYEPDLLPPTRYVADHDGIEGYQHTPEQAERWEKYLFDADVMFDFPPKGKHPLDWAPNLCWIQTTSAGVGQTVARLGIRPGEIYITTASGVHARPLTEFVFMVLLMVVKEYDRLRDDKIAHRWVRFCSDELSGKTLSIVGPGRIGREVARMARCFDMHVVATARDCRPERAAEIGVDRLYERSELQTMLASADAVVLCAPHTPDTENIMDRAAFDALKPGVVFINIGRGQLVDEAALLDKLTDGTIRFAGLDVFRTEPLPADSPFWDLPNVIINPHSASTSERENGRIVDIFIHNLHCYVEGRYEEMRNLLDVERMY